From Bacillus sp. Bos-x628, the proteins below share one genomic window:
- a CDS encoding YlbE-like family protein yields the protein MRREVQEFVMAEEDRIKFIRQRPLWYRQLTRHPDNLSSFELDKMNFYEKTIPHRVRQLSNSVQMAEMMIQMFQAMRNQN from the coding sequence GTGCGGAGAGAAGTACAAGAATTTGTCATGGCGGAAGAAGACCGAATCAAATTCATTAGACAACGTCCTCTCTGGTATAGACAACTGACTCGACATCCTGACAATCTATCTTCCTTTGAGTTAGATAAAATGAATTTTTACGAAAAAACAATTCCTCATCGTGTGAGGCAGTTAAGCAATAGTGTACAAATGGCTGAAATGATGATTCAAATGTTTCAAGCAATGCGCAATCAAAATTAA
- a CDS encoding YlbD family protein: protein MTKKQKQTSIDEFKQFVRRHPKLIREVQAQEKSWQSLYENWVIFGEEDEMWSPYRNEQSEETKEEKTSKQSAQGKTDFMSKMVSAVKKMDADQMNEQINKMSQSISSLQSLLSQFSSNSSKKGTSGGSQHPFSFRKD, encoded by the coding sequence ATGACAAAAAAACAAAAGCAAACATCCATTGATGAATTTAAACAATTCGTCAGACGCCATCCGAAGTTAATACGAGAAGTTCAAGCACAAGAAAAAAGTTGGCAAAGTCTATATGAGAATTGGGTTATCTTTGGTGAGGAAGATGAGATGTGGTCACCTTACCGAAATGAACAATCTGAAGAAACAAAAGAAGAGAAAACATCTAAACAAAGCGCGCAAGGGAAAACAGATTTTATGTCTAAAATGGTCTCTGCCGTAAAAAAAATGGATGCTGATCAAATGAATGAACAGATTAACAAAATGAGCCAGTCTATTTCCTCTTTACAAAGCTTACTTAGTCAATTTTCATCAAATAGCTCAAAGAAAGGTACATCTGGAGGCAGTCAGCACCCATTCTCCTTCAGGAAAGATTAA
- a CDS encoding CAP-associated domain-containing protein yields MKTVLKTLCILLIISGTYVLFIQYGSSPEKDSSNEPKVSNEETSSDKPIHIPKKGLMSFMGKSSNEVLKQMGEPDRIDPSAYDYDWWIYNQSKKHYIQIGVKDSKVVTLFATGDGLNVEPFKIGQATSEVFKKTQIAPYIHVDDEQNSYRFEFSEDDMNTRPTVKVGDDVYVQLYMDKFESTLSSIRAFNADTFVKQKPYEVVYRGQLIEPETISGEKWKDIESSSQKQIFDITNIIRHKYNLPPLQWDDETSEVALMHSEDMKENHYFSHESKKYGTLKDRLERGEVTFQLAGENIAYNYVDGPAAVEGWLNSEGHRKALLNKDYTHIGVGVKEKYYTQNFIKKTS; encoded by the coding sequence TTGAAAACTGTGCTCAAAACACTCTGCATCCTCCTGATTATATCTGGAACGTATGTTCTGTTTATTCAATATGGATCTTCACCAGAAAAAGATAGCAGCAATGAACCAAAGGTATCTAATGAAGAAACTTCTAGCGATAAGCCCATTCACATTCCGAAAAAAGGGCTCATGTCCTTTATGGGGAAATCGTCAAATGAAGTGCTCAAACAGATGGGAGAACCAGATCGCATTGATCCTTCCGCATATGATTATGACTGGTGGATATACAATCAATCGAAAAAACACTACATTCAAATAGGAGTAAAAGATAGTAAAGTTGTGACCTTGTTTGCAACAGGAGATGGATTGAATGTTGAACCATTTAAAATCGGTCAGGCCACAAGTGAGGTATTTAAGAAAACCCAAATCGCACCTTACATTCATGTAGATGATGAACAGAATTCATATCGCTTTGAATTCTCAGAAGATGATATGAACACAAGACCAACGGTTAAAGTGGGAGACGACGTCTATGTCCAGCTATACATGGATAAGTTTGAAAGCACGCTTTCGAGTATTAGGGCCTTTAATGCAGATACATTTGTCAAACAAAAGCCGTATGAGGTTGTCTATCGAGGTCAACTGATAGAACCAGAAACGATATCAGGTGAAAAATGGAAAGATATTGAGTCTTCTAGTCAAAAACAAATTTTCGATATAACGAATATTATCCGCCATAAATACAACTTGCCGCCCCTCCAGTGGGACGATGAGACCTCTGAAGTGGCATTGATGCACAGTGAAGATATGAAAGAGAACCATTATTTTTCTCACGAGTCTAAAAAGTATGGCACGCTGAAAGATCGATTAGAAAGAGGAGAGGTCACATTCCAACTGGCAGGTGAAAACATCGCTTATAATTACGTAGATGGACCAGCAGCTGTCGAAGGCTGGCTCAATAGCGAAGGTCACCGGAAGGCACTGCTGAATAAAGATTACACGCACATTGGTGTCGGTGTGAAAGAAAAATATTATACGCAAAATTTCATTAAAAAAACCTCTTAG
- a CDS encoding CBS domain-containing protein — METKKIKDIMTKKVITCQKDDNLYEAAVKMKDADIGAIPIVEGDQLVGIVTDRDLVIRGIAEKNPNSQEISAVMTKDVLTAEEDATLEEIARLMSEHQLRRIPVVKSGKLTGIVALGDLSVEDLSNERAGDALTEISQQDHGQGFLH; from the coding sequence ATGGAAACAAAAAAAATCAAAGATATCATGACGAAAAAAGTGATTACTTGCCAAAAGGATGACAATCTCTATGAAGCTGCTGTTAAAATGAAAGACGCTGACATAGGTGCTATTCCGATTGTTGAGGGAGATCAGCTTGTTGGTATTGTGACAGATCGGGATTTAGTGATTAGAGGCATTGCTGAAAAAAACCCGAATTCACAGGAGATTAGCGCGGTCATGACGAAGGATGTATTGACAGCTGAAGAAGATGCAACTCTTGAAGAGATTGCCCGCTTAATGTCAGAGCATCAGCTCCGCCGTATTCCAGTAGTAAAAAGCGGGAAGTTAACTGGTATCGTAGCCCTTGGTGATTTATCGGTCGAAGATTTATCAAATGAACGAGCAGGTGATGCACTCACGGAAATCTCTCAACAAGATCATGGACAAGGATTTCTTCATTAA
- a CDS encoding YugN family protein yields the protein MKFEGTGIEKVSVDLNKLDFIMESEGFVRADQWDYERVTYDRKFSMVEGTFYLRISGYATEGDVGSKKAHIQLLTPLLGKHYYPHGVEYGEGEDFPTSLIQSSKRTLARLKEKLESMTAEA from the coding sequence ATGAAATTTGAAGGTACGGGGATTGAAAAAGTATCAGTTGACTTAAATAAATTAGATTTCATCATGGAAAGTGAAGGATTTGTGAGAGCCGATCAATGGGATTATGAGCGAGTGACATATGACCGCAAATTTAGCATGGTGGAAGGTACATTCTATTTAAGAATATCTGGCTATGCCACTGAAGGAGATGTCGGTTCCAAAAAAGCTCATATTCAGCTACTGACACCTTTACTTGGAAAACACTATTATCCGCATGGTGTTGAATACGGCGAGGGTGAAGATTTCCCTACATCTCTAATCCAATCGAGCAAAAGAACGCTTGCTCGACTCAAAGAAAAACTAGAATCAATGACTGCTGAAGCATAA
- the ctaG gene encoding cytochrome c oxidase assembly factor CtaG, with the protein MENLEIFGFRALWSPYYLTCVVLAATFYLLLVTKGKHRATVKEKTLFLTGLVLLYAVKGSPIDLMGHIMFSAHMAQMAVLYLVIPPLLITGLPAGLWERIIQTSGIQAVFRLFSKPLIALLGFNGLFSLYHIPLVFDFVKTDPFYHALMTVVIFISAFFMWWPLVHKVQSQPQITGILKLGYIMADGILMTPACALIMFSDTPIYATYSDAGAWIQALHLCVPSDMLSGLALTGPDMFHTLPLLEDQQLGAILMKIIQEIVYGSILAVVFFDWARKERAKDAVPDALIPKYE; encoded by the coding sequence ATGGAGAACTTAGAAATATTCGGATTTCGGGCGTTATGGAGTCCCTATTATTTGACATGTGTTGTGTTAGCAGCTACTTTTTATCTACTTCTCGTCACAAAGGGGAAGCACCGTGCTACGGTGAAAGAGAAAACCCTATTTCTCACTGGACTTGTTCTTTTATATGCTGTGAAAGGAAGTCCGATTGATTTAATGGGGCATATAATGTTCAGTGCGCATATGGCACAAATGGCGGTATTGTACTTAGTCATTCCTCCTTTACTGATCACAGGTTTACCTGCTGGACTGTGGGAGCGGATCATTCAAACATCTGGTATTCAAGCGGTATTCCGTTTGTTTTCCAAGCCTTTAATTGCCCTGCTTGGATTTAACGGATTATTTTCGCTTTACCATATACCACTTGTGTTTGACTTTGTGAAAACCGATCCGTTTTATCATGCATTGATGACTGTAGTTATTTTCATCTCTGCCTTTTTCATGTGGTGGCCGCTTGTTCATAAAGTACAAAGTCAGCCGCAGATCACAGGTATTTTAAAGCTTGGCTATATTATGGCAGATGGCATATTAATGACACCTGCCTGTGCACTGATCATGTTTAGTGATACACCTATCTATGCAACCTATTCAGATGCAGGGGCATGGATTCAAGCGTTGCATCTATGCGTACCTAGTGATATGCTCTCTGGCCTTGCGCTGACTGGACCTGACATGTTCCACACACTGCCTTTATTAGAAGATCAGCAGCTCGGTGCCATTTTAATGAAAATTATTCAAGAGATCGTCTATGGCTCTATCCTTGCTGTTGTCTTTTTTGATTGGGCCAGAAAAGAAAGAGCGAAAGATGCCGTACCAGATGCGCTTATCCCGAAATATGAATAA
- the ctaF gene encoding cytochrome c oxidase subunit IVB: MGNKNTNQSKVDLAYRKKKNAEEMKYQLISFGLMIGLTFVAFLTIASEDIGNWFAVPFILLLAVIQVAFQLYYFMHMNQKGHETPALFLYSGVFVAFITVLAFLTIIWW; the protein is encoded by the coding sequence ATGGGAAATAAAAACACAAATCAGTCCAAAGTAGATCTTGCTTACCGTAAAAAGAAAAATGCCGAAGAAATGAAGTATCAGCTCATTTCTTTCGGCTTGATGATTGGTTTAACATTTGTTGCATTTTTAACGATTGCATCTGAAGACATTGGAAATTGGTTTGCGGTTCCGTTTATTTTACTGCTTGCAGTAATCCAAGTGGCCTTTCAGCTTTACTATTTTATGCACATGAACCAAAAAGGGCATGAAACCCCCGCATTGTTTCTTTACTCAGGTGTGTTTGTTGCGTTTATTACCGTTTTAGCCTTTTTGACGATTATTTGGTGGTAA
- the ctaE gene encoding cytochrome c oxidase subunit III has protein sequence MMEPQKMTAETFPASPEKATLEGKNKFIGFWLFLGGETVLFASLFATYLALKNSNAGGAKTTDMFDLTLVFIATMLLLTSSLTSVYAMYHMKNFSFKKMQLWLVITVLLGAGFLGLEMYEFYHYVHEYKFTINSSALGSAFYTLVGTHGAHVAFGLCWITALIIRNMRRGLDLYNAPKYYVASLYWHFIDVVWVFIFTVVYLMGMVG, from the coding sequence ATAATGGAACCACAAAAAATGACAGCGGAAACCTTTCCAGCTTCACCGGAGAAAGCGACATTAGAAGGAAAGAATAAGTTCATCGGGTTTTGGCTGTTTCTTGGGGGAGAAACCGTTCTATTTGCATCTTTGTTTGCCACTTATTTGGCTCTGAAAAACTCAAATGCAGGTGGAGCAAAAACAACAGATATGTTTGACCTCACGCTTGTCTTTATTGCCACAATGCTCCTTTTAACGAGCAGTTTAACGAGTGTTTATGCGATGTATCATATGAAAAACTTTTCCTTTAAAAAAATGCAGCTTTGGCTCGTCATTACGGTTCTGTTAGGTGCCGGATTTTTAGGACTTGAAATGTATGAGTTTTATCACTATGTGCATGAGTATAAATTTACGATTAACAGCTCTGCTCTTGGTTCTGCATTTTATACACTAGTAGGAACACACGGTGCTCACGTTGCTTTTGGGCTTTGCTGGATTACCGCTCTTATCATTCGAAATATGAGACGCGGACTGGATTTATACAATGCACCTAAATATTATGTTGCGAGTCTTTACTGGCACTTCATTGATGTTGTGTGGGTCTTCATCTTTACCGTTGTATATTTAATGGGAATGGTGGGATAA
- the ctaD gene encoding cytochrome c oxidase subunit I, giving the protein MVSTIAKKRGFGAVLWDYLTTVDHKKIAILYLVAGGFFFLVGGLEAMFIRIQLAIPENDFVSAGVYNEIMTMHGTTMIFLAAMPLLFALMNAVVPIQIGARDVAFPFINSLGFWLFFFGGIFLNLGWFLGGSPDAGWTAYASLTLNSEGHGMDFYILGLQIAGIGTLIAGINFLVTIINMRAPGMTYMRMPLFTWTTFVASALILFAFPPLTAGLAMLMFDRMFNTSFFNPELGGNTIIWEHLFWIFGHPEVYILILPAFGIFSEIIPVFARKRLFGYSSMVFATVLIGFLGFMVWAHHMFTTGLGPIANAIFAVATMAIAVPTGIKVFNWLLTIWGGNVKFATPMLYSVAFIPSFLLGGVTGVMLAAAAADYQFHDTYFVVAHFHYVIIGGVVFGILAGVHYWWPKMFGKILNEKLGKIGFVLFFIGFHLTFFIQHFLGLWGMPRRVFTFLPGQGLELGNLVSTIGALFMFVAVVIMLINIIWTTAKGERVTSDPWKDGRTLEWAVSSPPPEYNFKQLPLVRGLDPLWIEKMDGKKGMTASEPLDDIHMPNNSILPVIISFGLFVSAFGFMYRQEHSWGLPVILIGLGITFATMLVRSLVDDHGYHIHKEDLIDDDDKGVKA; this is encoded by the coding sequence ATGGTGAGTACAATAGCTAAAAAGCGGGGATTTGGCGCTGTCTTATGGGATTACTTGACAACGGTTGACCACAAAAAAATTGCCATTTTATATTTAGTGGCAGGGGGATTTTTCTTTTTGGTTGGCGGCCTGGAAGCGATGTTTATCCGTATTCAGCTAGCCATCCCTGAAAATGATTTTGTCAGTGCAGGAGTTTACAATGAAATCATGACGATGCATGGAACGACAATGATTTTCCTTGCAGCAATGCCGCTTTTGTTTGCATTAATGAATGCGGTTGTACCAATTCAAATAGGTGCGCGTGACGTAGCGTTTCCGTTTATTAATTCACTTGGTTTCTGGTTGTTCTTTTTCGGTGGAATATTCTTAAACCTTGGCTGGTTTTTAGGCGGGTCACCTGATGCAGGCTGGACAGCATATGCATCGCTGACGCTTAACTCTGAAGGGCATGGCATGGATTTCTATATTTTAGGTTTACAGATAGCCGGTATTGGTACTTTGATTGCCGGAATCAACTTTCTTGTAACGATCATCAATATGAGAGCGCCTGGTATGACTTATATGAGAATGCCGCTGTTTACTTGGACGACATTCGTCGCATCTGCGCTCATCTTATTTGCCTTCCCTCCATTGACAGCAGGGCTTGCAATGTTAATGTTTGATAGGATGTTTAATACGAGCTTTTTCAATCCGGAGCTTGGAGGGAATACGATCATCTGGGAGCATTTGTTCTGGATTTTCGGACACCCTGAAGTGTATATTTTGATTCTTCCGGCATTCGGCATTTTCTCAGAGATCATTCCAGTGTTTGCAAGAAAAAGACTGTTTGGTTATTCGTCCATGGTTTTCGCCACTGTATTGATTGGTTTCCTTGGCTTCATGGTATGGGCACATCATATGTTTACCACTGGACTTGGACCAATTGCGAATGCGATCTTTGCTGTAGCAACAATGGCCATTGCGGTTCCAACAGGGATTAAAGTATTCAACTGGCTGCTTACCATATGGGGCGGTAATGTCAAATTTGCAACGCCAATGCTTTATTCCGTTGCTTTTATTCCGTCATTTTTACTAGGCGGGGTAACAGGAGTGATGCTCGCAGCAGCCGCCGCCGATTATCAGTTCCATGATACGTACTTTGTTGTGGCGCATTTCCACTATGTCATTATCGGTGGAGTTGTATTCGGAATTTTAGCAGGTGTACATTACTGGTGGCCAAAAATGTTTGGGAAAATACTCAATGAGAAGCTCGGGAAAATTGGCTTTGTGCTTTTTTTCATCGGTTTCCACTTAACTTTCTTTATCCAGCATTTCTTAGGTCTTTGGGGAATGCCTCGCCGCGTATTTACCTTTCTGCCTGGCCAAGGACTGGAACTTGGGAACCTAGTAAGTACGATTGGTGCACTGTTTATGTTTGTAGCGGTTGTCATTATGCTCATTAACATCATTTGGACAACAGCGAAAGGAGAGCGTGTGACGAGTGATCCTTGGAAAGATGGAAGAACGCTTGAATGGGCTGTGTCTTCACCTCCGCCAGAATATAACTTTAAACAGCTCCCGCTTGTAAGAGGACTAGACCCGTTATGGATTGAGAAAATGGATGGTAAAAAAGGCATGACAGCTTCTGAACCTCTTGATGATATTCACATGCCAAACAATTCCATTTTGCCTGTCATTATCTCATTCGGTCTATTTGTGTCAGCATTTGGCTTCATGTATCGTCAAGAACATAGCTGGGGTCTTCCAGTTATATTGATTGGACTTGGCATTACGTTTGCGACCATGCTGGTTCGGTCTCTTGTAGATGATCATGGATACCATATACACAAAGAAGACTTGATTGATGACGATGATAAAGGGGTGAAAGCATAA
- the coxB gene encoding cytochrome c oxidase subunit II, with amino-acid sequence MIRKWRVYSLFLLMTLALAGCGEPYLSTLKPVGEVADKQYFLTVLSTLIMVFVVVVVSIIFFYVIIKFKRSKVGEDTIPKQVEGSRNLEMTWTAIPILLLIILVVPVVAYTLELGDSSAMDKKKRDPEKTLVVNVRANLYWWEFEYPDYGIVTSQELIVPTDQKVYFKLKASDVKHSFWIPSAGGKMDTNTENENRFYLQFDSKRTKDAGEYFYGKCAELCGPSHALMDFKVKTLSQDEFLGWTKKMTDYQKPKSTSDLALEGEKLFKEKNCLSCHAVEPGDERPEAARTAPNLATFGERTKVAGIKDMNKENVKAWIKNPESFKPGNKMTGTYPKLNDSEADALYEYLKNLKIE; translated from the coding sequence ATGATAAGAAAATGGCGTGTTTACTCATTGTTTCTCTTGATGACACTTGCTTTGGCAGGCTGTGGTGAACCATACTTATCAACACTCAAGCCAGTTGGGGAAGTAGCAGATAAACAATATTTCCTTACTGTACTGAGTACACTTATTATGGTTTTTGTGGTCGTTGTTGTATCAATCATTTTCTTTTACGTCATTATTAAATTTAAACGTTCTAAAGTGGGAGAAGATACGATTCCAAAACAAGTGGAAGGAAGCCGTAATCTAGAAATGACATGGACGGCCATTCCAATTCTTCTACTCATCATTCTGGTTGTACCTGTAGTAGCATATACGCTTGAACTTGGGGATTCAAGTGCTATGGACAAGAAAAAACGAGACCCTGAAAAGACACTTGTCGTAAATGTAAGAGCGAACTTGTATTGGTGGGAATTTGAATACCCTGATTATGGGATTGTCACAAGTCAGGAATTGATTGTGCCGACAGATCAAAAGGTGTACTTTAAGCTGAAAGCATCAGATGTCAAACACTCTTTTTGGATTCCATCTGCTGGCGGGAAAATGGATACAAATACAGAAAATGAAAATAGGTTCTATCTGCAATTTGACTCTAAACGAACAAAAGATGCAGGAGAATACTTTTATGGAAAATGTGCGGAGCTTTGTGGTCCATCACATGCTTTAATGGACTTTAAAGTTAAAACGCTTTCTCAAGATGAATTTTTAGGCTGGACAAAAAAAATGACAGACTATCAAAAGCCTAAATCAACATCAGACTTAGCCCTAGAGGGTGAAAAACTGTTTAAAGAGAAAAACTGTTTAAGCTGTCATGCTGTAGAGCCTGGGGATGAAAGACCGGAAGCGGCAAGGACTGCTCCAAACCTTGCGACCTTCGGTGAGCGAACAAAAGTAGCTGGAATCAAAGACATGAATAAGGAAAATGTGAAAGCATGGATAAAAAATCCAGAAAGTTTTAAACCAGGAAATAAGATGACAGGGACGTACCCTAAATTAAATGATTCAGAAGCAGATGCACTCTACGAGTATTTAAAGAATCTTAAGATAGAGTAA
- the cyoE gene encoding heme o synthase, protein MANSKTAAEVAIHGQIEETTTLKDFLALIKMGIVNSNFITTFTGMWLAFYFSDMSFLGNLDIVLFTMIGSSLIIAGSCAINNAFDRDIDMLMERTKTRPTVTGKIQPGQAYAFGILLVVLGLIMLLMTTVTAAVIGFIGVFTYAVLYTMWSKRRYTINTVIGSVSGAVPPLIGWTAVQGTMDTTAWVLFMIMFIWQIPHFLSLAIKKTEDYRKAGIPMLPVVYGFEVTKRQIIIWTACLLPLPFFLGGLGWPIVALGTLLNIGWLVIGLLGFKMKDIMKWSTLMFVYSLNYLTIFFVAMIIMTLF, encoded by the coding sequence ATGGCAAATTCCAAAACAGCTGCGGAAGTAGCTATTCATGGACAAATAGAAGAAACAACAACATTGAAAGATTTTCTTGCTCTTATTAAAATGGGCATAGTCAATTCCAACTTCATTACAACGTTTACAGGAATGTGGCTAGCTTTCTATTTTTCAGATATGAGTTTCCTTGGGAATCTTGATATTGTACTATTCACAATGATTGGATCTTCTCTTATTATTGCCGGTTCTTGCGCAATTAATAATGCGTTTGACCGTGATATTGATATGCTAATGGAAAGAACAAAGACAAGACCGACTGTCACTGGTAAAATTCAGCCGGGGCAAGCGTATGCATTTGGTATTCTGCTCGTTGTACTTGGACTCATTATGCTTCTTATGACAACTGTTACAGCAGCAGTCATTGGTTTTATTGGTGTATTCACTTATGCCGTTCTCTATACCATGTGGTCTAAACGCCGTTACACAATCAATACGGTGATTGGCAGTGTATCTGGTGCAGTTCCACCGCTGATTGGCTGGACTGCTGTTCAAGGCACAATGGATACAACGGCTTGGGTTTTGTTTATGATTATGTTCATTTGGCAAATCCCGCATTTCTTGTCACTTGCGATTAAGAAAACAGAAGATTACCGAAAAGCAGGCATTCCAATGCTTCCTGTTGTCTATGGCTTTGAAGTCACAAAGCGCCAAATTATCATTTGGACAGCATGTCTCCTTCCACTTCCATTTTTCTTAGGTGGATTAGGGTGGCCGATTGTTGCTCTTGGCACATTATTAAACATTGGATGGCTTGTCATTGGCCTTTTGGGTTTCAAAATGAAAGACATCATGAAGTGGTCGACACTTATGTTCGTTTATTCATTGAACTACTTAACCATCTTTTTCGTTGCGATGATTATTATGACGTTATTTTAG
- a CDS encoding heme A synthase: protein MKFGLRLLSVVTTFVMLIVLIGGALVTKTGSGLGCGRQWPLCHGRFFPEMNPASIIEWSHRMSTGVSTILVLALAILCWKKISPVFRETKCLVIMSIIFLLLQALLGALAVVFGSNALVMALHFGISLISFASVLLLALLVFEATRSETKLVKPLHIGKTMQFHIFGLITYTYIVVYTGAYVRHTKSSLACSVFPLCSNDGGGLPTYFNQWVQMSHRAAALLLFVWIFIAMFHAIKHYKEQKQLYYGWMISAILITLQAISGVMSVYSHLALGYALAHSFFISCLFGVLCYFCLLIARYKYER from the coding sequence ATGAAATTTGGTTTAAGACTATTGAGCGTTGTCACCACGTTTGTGATGCTGATCGTTCTGATTGGCGGTGCGCTTGTTACGAAAACTGGTTCGGGTCTTGGCTGTGGTAGACAATGGCCCCTTTGCCACGGTCGCTTCTTTCCTGAAATGAACCCTGCTTCCATCATCGAATGGAGTCACCGCATGTCAACAGGGGTATCGACGATTCTTGTACTGGCACTTGCCATCTTATGCTGGAAGAAAATCAGTCCTGTTTTCCGGGAAACAAAATGTTTGGTCATCATGTCGATTATTTTCTTACTGCTTCAGGCGTTATTAGGTGCATTAGCCGTTGTGTTCGGCTCTAACGCACTTGTGATGGCACTGCATTTTGGCATTTCACTTATTTCTTTTGCTTCAGTCTTATTGCTTGCTCTCCTTGTTTTTGAGGCAACCAGATCTGAAACAAAACTGGTGAAGCCACTTCATATCGGCAAAACGATGCAGTTTCATATTTTTGGATTGATTACGTATACGTATATCGTGGTGTATACAGGTGCGTATGTTAGACATACAAAATCAAGTCTCGCTTGTTCTGTATTCCCGCTTTGTTCAAATGATGGCGGCGGACTTCCTACTTATTTTAATCAATGGGTTCAAATGTCCCATAGAGCGGCAGCCCTCCTTTTATTCGTATGGATATTCATCGCAATGTTCCATGCCATTAAACATTACAAAGAACAGAAACAACTGTATTATGGATGGATGATTTCAGCCATTCTTATTACGCTTCAAGCCATCTCGGGTGTGATGTCTGTTTATTCTCACTTAGCACTTGGTTATGCGCTTGCTCATTCATTCTTTATCTCTTGTTTATTTGGTGTACTGTGCTACTTTTGTTTACTTATTGCACGGTATAAATATGAAAGATGA
- a CDS encoding deoxyribodipyrimidine photo-lyase, translating into MKIVVIWFRRDMRMDDHIALSKAIAYAKKHHYQLFAFYHVDPFFTKMALDLNHEHFFQNLAHFVKEAREAHLYVHLFHDDVISAFQQVLDVYDIKAVFFNEDQVGIGKKRDDQVTNYLEEKGIHVSKWQDTHLHGANDILKADGSHYQVFTPYYQSWQKHEKHPVMKVDKSFFADEHIVRHETLSQKGDDQLRNIIKRCSRKFDQIGSEKAKKTLQSFIQKRLTRYHENRDIPSVFGTSKLSRFLKTGTISVRTVYHAVHQEDLFEDEGRETFIKELAWRDFYHMMYAHYPDMKEKEVNSTFQGMKWSENEALFEAWCKGETGFPLVDAGMRQLNEEGWMHNRLRMVTASFLTKDYLIDWRKGEAYFAKKLVDYDEASNIGGFQWAASVGTDAVPYFRIFNPITQSKRFDPSGEFIRRYVPELKRVDDQWIHEPSKMSIDEQKKSGCIIGDTYPHPTVDHQVRRKEAILLFEKAKQQ; encoded by the coding sequence TTGAAAATTGTCGTGATTTGGTTTCGCCGAGATATGCGCATGGATGATCATATCGCACTCTCAAAAGCAATCGCATATGCAAAAAAACATCATTATCAGTTATTTGCTTTTTATCATGTAGATCCTTTTTTTACAAAAATGGCGCTTGATTTAAACCATGAACATTTCTTTCAAAACTTGGCTCATTTCGTGAAGGAAGCAAGGGAGGCACACTTATATGTCCACCTTTTTCATGATGATGTCATATCTGCCTTTCAGCAAGTGCTGGACGTCTACGACATCAAAGCTGTGTTTTTTAATGAAGACCAAGTAGGTATCGGTAAAAAACGTGATGATCAAGTGACCAATTATTTAGAGGAAAAGGGCATCCATGTTTCTAAATGGCAAGATACGCACTTGCATGGGGCAAACGATATTTTGAAAGCGGATGGCTCGCATTATCAAGTATTTACTCCATATTATCAATCATGGCAGAAACATGAGAAGCATCCTGTCATGAAAGTTGACAAATCATTTTTTGCAGATGAACACATCGTTCGTCATGAAACTCTTTCGCAAAAAGGAGATGATCAACTAAGAAACATCATCAAGAGGTGCTCTAGAAAATTCGATCAAATCGGATCAGAAAAGGCAAAGAAGACGCTTCAATCTTTTATACAAAAAAGGCTAACCCGTTATCATGAGAACCGAGATATTCCGTCTGTTTTTGGAACAAGTAAACTGTCACGTTTCCTAAAAACAGGGACAATCTCTGTAAGGACGGTATATCATGCTGTGCATCAGGAAGATCTTTTTGAAGATGAAGGACGGGAAACATTTATAAAAGAACTGGCGTGGCGTGATTTTTACCATATGATGTATGCGCATTACCCAGACATGAAAGAAAAGGAAGTCAATTCTACATTTCAAGGGATGAAATGGAGTGAAAATGAGGCTCTATTTGAAGCGTGGTGTAAAGGTGAGACAGGCTTCCCGCTCGTTGATGCTGGGATGAGACAGTTAAATGAAGAAGGATGGATGCATAATCGCTTACGGATGGTAACGGCTTCATTTTTAACAAAGGATTATTTGATTGATTGGAGAAAGGGAGAAGCTTATTTCGCAAAAAAACTTGTGGATTATGATGAGGCTTCGAATATTGGAGGTTTTCAGTGGGCAGCTTCTGTCGGAACAGATGCCGTTCCTTACTTTCGCATTTTTAATCCAATAACCCAATCGAAACGGTTTGACCCTAGTGGTGAATTTATTCGAAGGTACGTGCCTGAGCTGAAACGTGTAGATGATCAGTGGATTCATGAACCGAGTAAAATGTCGATCGATGAACAAAAGAAGTCAGGCTGTATAATAGGAGACACTTACCCGCATCCAACAGTAGATCATCAAGTGAGGCGCAAGGAAGCCATTTTGTTGTTTGAAAAAGCAAAACAACAATAA